DNA from Eucalyptus grandis isolate ANBG69807.140 chromosome 5, ASM1654582v1, whole genome shotgun sequence:
TAGAGAAAGACAATCTACAAAGCCTAAGGacattttcttgtttataaTCAACTAGTATAGTATCTCTGATAACAAAAACCAGGTTTTCGACTAAAAAGGGATAGCTCATGGATTTGTGGAAAGTGGAAAGTTCAAATTCAAGTACCATACAAACTTAAGGGTGAGATTACACTGTCCTACAAGAATGCTTAAATCCAGAGTAGCAGAATTGTTGATACATACAGAATGGAAACATGACAGGAGCTTTCCAAGCGAAGGCGTCGATGAAGTTCATATGAGAACAGCAGAAGGCATACTGTAAACAAACAGGAAACTCTTACTAAAGTTGTGATAAGATGTAACATTTGCTTCTCAAATATTGCTGTATCTTTTATTCTatcctttcctttttggtgCTAGGCTTCTCAAATAAAACATGAAACTTACATTTTGAATAACCATAGATCTGTGCACATGGATACTGTTTCATCCTGAAGGAACTCTTCCCAATAACACTTTCCTTGTCAAACGTCACACCACATACTGAAGAAGAGGAGAACCGAGGAAAAGGtgattttaaataataaaaaaaaaactatgactCTAAACCTAGTATAACAATTGCACTAAGACAGAAACTGCACAGAGAAGTTGGACAGCAAGAAACTACAAGCAAACAATACCAACTATTTGACATCATAAAAGAGTTCTGTAACTTAGACACTGAGTACAGCTATATTGCACATTCTAGTTTTAGCTTGCTATCTCAGGCACTGTTAAAGTCCTAGATGGGCACTGTATTTAGTTCACTAATTGAATGAAAAAATGACATGCCATAAGGGTCAGCAAGCCCGGGTTTCACAGAGGAACCTCCTTGCAGGCTGGCCACCAGCTGCAATCAGTGTTCCACAGAATTTGGCcaaacatgcaatataaatgGAAGCGTTTCTGACCACAAAGTGAAAATATCTTACCGCTTCGATGTGTAAAGGACGTGACATTGACTATCCGAGATGGAACAGGGCTGTTTCTGAGAAGTGGTAATAAATGCTTTGTCAAAAAGAATGGTCCCATGTAGTTCGTTGCCATCATCCTGGTGTATAAAGAGGTGGTGAGAAGAATCAATAGGAGATCAGGCAACAATGCATTATGAAAGACTGCAATTAATAAATTCCattccaaaaagagaaaagctccaAGGAGACAACGGAAACAGTGGGAGATGCCACTTGCTACCGTGGCAACAAATCTCCGCAAGTAAACTACGAGTTGACAAGGTATATAGGAAAATCAAAATCACTAGAACATTAGACTTTCAATTGGGAAAGTGACGACACTATTATCGTTACTTATTTAGAAATTAGAACATATGCATCTCATTAGTTAAATCTAAAACAACAGAATATATATTCTCCACTGTGACTCCTTTAGTGTTTAAATTGCCAAATATTTGGATCTTTGGAAAGAATATTGCAAAAAAATTCCCATGGCAATAAGATAATTACTCATCGAAGCCTTCAGCTGTAATTCTGCAGGATGTTGCCAACATTCCAGCATTATTTATCAGAAGCTGGACTGAGGCATGCATATTTGATTCCAACAGCCATTGCTCAAGGGAGCATCTGAAGTGTAAGATTGACTCGATAGATGATATATCAGCTTGAAAAGCTTTAAGATGGGCATCCTTATTGTGTTTACAAATCTCTGCCACTCTCtgtgacccaaaaaaaaagaatcattgaGAGCATCATGTAGAGCAAAGAAGCTAAAACGGATGCCACACAACAAGTACCTCTGACAACCTGTGAGCAGACCGTCCAACTGCAGAGAAAGCATAAATTTCGGTTAAATAATTGTACCTGCATGGATCAAAACTCATTCTTCTTGtaacaaagaaaatatgcattttgcatTAACTCTAAGGACAACAAACAGTCATCCGTACATTATTTGTCACATTAAGCAATTGACAAGCTTTTCTCTTTGCTTGAATCACCAAGTAAAGACCAGAGAACATTCATATATCTACCCATAACTCTTCCTATGAGAGTGTTCATCACAGGctggtaggggtgagcatggtctgggttggtccgggccaccccctaaccctaggaccaacctgTACAATGTCggttctcaatttttaggaccgaggaccaaccctattgagcctgggaccaaggaccggaccgacccaatgggttcggtccggttccagggtcaacccgggaccgatcgataatttttttcgtcttattttttatacttcctaaaaaagcaaacctacaaattcaaattacacatccatcaacaatacggtattgtgcaactaaactataaaataccaatacatatttagcaaatttaagatgacacaataatagaaatttcgtatcCGCTAActgctcatcgagatatgggacaagatggaaagttcttgtaatcatctatctttaatatttataacaccatatgcaaaagtgttttcctgatcatgtagagtccacccaaccaaaaaatgagcttcgcaccacttgactagcatttgatcatgtagagtctactcaacaaaaaaatgagCTTTACACCACTtcactagcaaatcaccgtagcaactgcagtactactctactctttaaaaacttctaccatttgacacaaattgaaaagcaaagtatagctgaaattcattagtaaaatacaaattaatcataaaaagttcaaaatacttaatataaaccatgaatatataacttcacatcttgttaattcacttgtaCTTCTAAAcacttcaaaacaaaacaa
Protein-coding regions in this window:
- the LOC104444166 gene encoding short-chain dehydrogenase TIC 32, chloroplastic isoform X3, giving the protein MVAKMRIMSKELVEAFRFICTVDFWIMAVLWTFSLLASYWQFFSHGLFGRIVSFPRNANIEVPLRPLCIITGATSGLGAAAAYALSKEGFIVVLVGRSAHRLSERVAEICKHNKDAHLKAFQADISSIESILHFRCSLEQWLLESNMHASVQLLINNAGMLATSCRITAEGFDEMMATNYMGPFFLTKHLLPLLRNSPVPSRIVNVTSFTHRSVCGVTFDKESVIGKSSFRMKQYPCAQIYGYSKLCLLLFSYELHRRLRLESSCHVSILAVDPGVVKTSIMREVPPYLSYTAFAFLTAMGLLDSPEGAVNSVLDAALAPPATTAAYMGDSDFFPLNRLV